The genomic window CGAGACCCGTTGGCGAGCCAGTGCGCCGGGCTCGAATGGTTGACCTTCAGATTGAGTCCTCGACGTGAGAACTGGGCGAGCAGGCTGTATTTGCGTGCTGCAAGGGCATTTTCGCCATCCAAGGCGTCGACGATGCCGGTGATGACCTCCTGATCCGTCATCTCGGCGACCCCGTGCAAGTCCCCCAACTTGTGCATGTCGGGAAAGCTACATGGCCCCTCCGACAAGTTCTGCGTCGATCTGTTCGCGCAGAATGTCACCGTGCCCGGCGTGCCGTGCCATCTCCTGGATCATCAGGACCAGCGTCGCCCGCATGCTCACGATTCCCTCCCCGGGGAATTCGATCGTATCGTCGAGTCCGAACTTCGCCGCGATGTCACGTGAACGGCGACCTGCCCGTTCGAATTCGGCGATGACGTCGTCGACCGATTAGTCGTCGGACACTGAGAACGTGCCGTCGTCACGACGGGAGTAACCGTCGCACTCACCCTCGTCGAGACCACCCCACAATCGCTGGAACCAAATTCTTTCCGCGGCCGCGGCATGTTTGACCAGGGAGATCGGCGTGGACAACGACGGGACGAGTTTGCGCCTGGCGTCGCTGTCGGACAGTCCGCGTGCGGTGGCGATCAATGCGAGTCGGTTGTGGTCGAGCGTGCTTTCCAGAATCTCTCGCTCTGGTCCATCGGTTTTTATTTCGTGAGTCATGGTCATTCCAAAGTGGTCAGGCCCAGTAGGGCGGTTCGACGTCCGGGTCGTCGGGCACCGAGTCGACGTGCGGGTCGGCGTGGATCTGGATAATTGCCGCTGAGTTGGCCGCGACGGTGGCGAAGTGCGGGTCGACATCGTTGGTGATGCACCAGGCGTGATCGGCAGGCCAGATGAACGCTGGATCGGGTGAGTCCCCGTACGGCCAGCGCACCGGATCGGTACTGCTCCAGTCTTCGTAGTCCGCCAGTGAGGCTTGGAACAGGAAGTAGTCTCGGTTGGGGATCTTGAAATTCGGCGGGGAGGCGACAGTGATGGAGTCCCACCCGTCCCACATTGCAAAATAGCACTCACCTGGAGTGGTCGTGTGTTTCGCGAGAATATTTAGCGCGACGCCGACCTGCGCCAGTTCGCTGAGCTCTTTCTGCTCGAATTCGACGTCGGACGTCCGCTGTTCAGCGAATCCCGGGTCGGGGATGAAGTTGAGGCGCGCATACTTCTGGAAACCGAGTGGCCCGCGGCCAGCCAGCCGATACCACGGCAGGTTCTGATCGATCAGCCACTGCGCAGCCGTTGCATCGGGGCATAACTCGAAGCTCATCCGGTCATCCTTCTCTACCGGCATCGTGCTGGTGCGATGACGGTATGTCCACGGACATGTGAGACACGGACGTGCTCGACGCTGCTCACGACGTTCCGTCCCCAGACTCGCGGGCAAAGCTCGTCCCCGGGGGGTGTCCCTATGTTTTCTGTCAAGCTGCGTGAGCTGCGGGCGGTTGGTAAAGGGTCTTGTTCTTGAGCATGGCGAACAGGACGTCGCACCGGCGTCGAGCTAGGCAGATGAGGGCTGCGTTGTGTTTCTTGCCTTCGGCTCGCTTGCGGTCGTAGTAGGCGCGACTGGTGGGGTCGTGCAGTGCGGCGAAGGCCGAAAGGAACAACGCTCGTTTGAGTTTGCGGTTTCCTGATCTCGCTGGGTGCTCACCTCGGATCGAGGTGCCGGATCGGTGGGTCACGGGTGCGATGCCGGCGTAGGCGGCCAGGTGTCCTGCTGTTTTGAATGCCGAACCGTCACCGACTTCGAGAAGGATGCGTGCAGCTGTCCTGATTCCGACGCCAGGCATCGAGATCAGGACCGAGGAAAGAGGGTGGGCATCGAGCATCCTCTCCACGTCCAGGCCGATTGCTTTCCGTTGTTGCAGTGTCTCTTTGAGAGAATCTGCAAGTTTTGGTAGGACAGTCTCGGCAGCCGCGGACCCGGGGACTACGACGGTCTGGTCCTCGAGTGCGGTGTAGATTTCTACCACCAGTCGGGCGCCCATTCGTGGGGCGTTCTTCGCAGCGATGGCGGTCAGCTTTCGTTTGCCAGCAGTGCGAATGCCGGCGGGGCCACCGCACCGGGAGAGGATTTCGAGCACGGCGGGGTGGGTGACTCGCGGTCCGAGTACTCGTTCGAGCGCGGGGTGGATGCTGGTCAGTAGTCCCCGGATTCGGTTGCTGACGCGGGTTGCTTCGCCGGCAAGGTCGTCGTCGAAACCGATCAGAACACTGAGCTCGGCGAGTGTGTCATCGCCTGTGTCGACCCGCCGCAGCGTGTGCGGCATGGTCCTGGCCGTGTCGGCGATGATGAACGCGTCGCGCGCGTCGGTCTTGGCCTGCC from Rhodococcus sp. P1Y includes these protein-coding regions:
- a CDS encoding IS110 family transposase, which produces MDTSYAVFCGIDVGKSEHHAVGLAVDGTRLYDKALPNDEARLRTVFDRLSAHGPVLIVVDQPNTIGALPVTVARSCGHRVAYLPGLSMRRIADLYPGQAKTDARDAFIIADTARTMPHTLRRVDTGDDTLAELSVLIGFDDDLAGEATRVSNRIRGLLTSIHPALERVLGPRVTHPAVLEILSRCGGPAGIRTAGKRKLTAIAAKNAPRMGARLVVEIYTALEDQTVVVPGSAAAETVLPKLADSLKETLQQRKAIGLDVERMLDAHPLSSVLISMPGVGIRTAARILLEVGDGSAFKTAGHLAAYAGIAPVTHRSGTSIRGEHPARSGNRKLKRALFLSAFAALHDPTSRAYYDRKRAEGKKHNAALICLARRRCDVLFAMLKNKTLYQPPAAHAA